A stretch of the Ensifer sp. PDNC004 genome encodes the following:
- a CDS encoding pyrophosphatase — translation MLDQLGSQFEAASAGYAAAHGIERDPDWFILKMQEEMGELTQAWNKLSGRGRSQGKSPDDLRTQMADETADLLGHVLLFAQHHKLDLHAAIERKWRFQPTL, via the coding sequence GTGCTGGATCAACTTGGCAGCCAATTTGAAGCCGCGTCGGCCGGCTATGCCGCCGCGCACGGGATCGAGCGCGATCCCGACTGGTTCATCTTGAAGATGCAGGAGGAAATGGGTGAACTGACCCAGGCGTGGAACAAGCTCAGCGGTCGCGGCCGATCCCAGGGGAAATCGCCGGACGATCTCCGGACACAGATGGCCGACGAGACCGCCGACCTTCTCGGGCATGTGCTGCTCTTCGCGCAGCACCACAAGCTCGACCTTCACGCAGCGATCGAGCGCAAATGGCGTTTTCAGCCGACGCTATAG
- a CDS encoding D-alanyl-D-alanine carboxypeptidase family protein, which translates to MRMKMLSAAFLGLALFAGAAFAQTPAPAFDTKAKQILLVDAETGTVLFSRAENDPIPPASLAKLMTMEVVAEALGKGEISPETLYDVSEHAWRTGGAPAGTSTMFAALKSRIRVADLLQGVAVQLANDACIILAEGMTGSEGAFAERMTARARELGMPVATFRNATGLPDTGNKITMSELVTLVRHLHEAHPDLYRLYAQPEFEWNKILQRNKNPLISANIGVDGLATGFAEGFGFSLAASLQRGDRRVYLAMGGLETDKERIEESRKVLDWAMTAFEKKRIFADGEAIGEAAVYGGDASHVALVAGGPVDVLLPVNNPERLTARIVYKWPLRAPVSAGTEVGVVKLWNGEKLLREVPVKTAGAVGQGTLTSRAVDALQELLFFWL; encoded by the coding sequence ATGCGCATGAAGATGCTTTCGGCCGCATTCCTGGGCCTTGCGTTGTTTGCCGGCGCCGCATTCGCGCAAACGCCGGCACCCGCCTTCGACACCAAGGCAAAACAGATCCTGCTGGTCGATGCCGAAACCGGCACGGTGCTTTTCTCGCGTGCCGAAAACGACCCAATCCCGCCCGCTTCGCTTGCCAAGCTGATGACCATGGAAGTCGTCGCGGAGGCGCTCGGCAAGGGCGAGATCTCGCCCGAGACCCTCTACGACGTGTCGGAGCATGCCTGGCGGACCGGCGGCGCACCGGCCGGCACTTCCACGATGTTTGCCGCGCTGAAATCGCGCATCCGGGTCGCTGATCTGCTGCAGGGCGTCGCAGTTCAGCTTGCCAACGATGCCTGCATCATTCTCGCCGAGGGCATGACCGGGAGCGAAGGTGCGTTCGCCGAACGCATGACAGCGCGCGCACGCGAACTCGGCATGCCGGTTGCGACCTTCCGCAACGCGACCGGGCTGCCCGATACCGGCAACAAGATCACGATGAGCGAACTGGTGACGCTCGTCCGCCATCTGCACGAGGCGCATCCCGATCTCTACCGGCTCTATGCGCAGCCGGAATTCGAATGGAACAAGATCCTCCAGCGCAACAAGAACCCGCTGATTTCGGCCAATATCGGCGTGGATGGCCTGGCGACGGGCTTTGCCGAGGGTTTCGGCTTCTCGCTGGCCGCATCGCTGCAGCGCGGCGACCGCCGCGTCTACCTTGCGATGGGTGGCCTTGAAACCGACAAGGAGCGCATCGAGGAGAGCCGCAAGGTTCTCGACTGGGCGATGACCGCCTTCGAGAAGAAGCGCATCTTCGCCGATGGAGAAGCGATCGGTGAGGCGGCTGTCTATGGCGGCGATGCATCTCACGTCGCGCTCGTGGCCGGCGGCCCGGTCGACGTGCTGCTACCGGTCAACAACCCCGAGCGGCTGACGGCCCGCATCGTCTACAAGTGGCCCCTGCGAGCGCCGGTGTCGGCCGGCACGGAAGTCGGCGTCGTCAAACTGTGGAACGGCGAGAAGCTGTTGCGCGAAGTCCCGGTCAAGACGGCCGGCGCGGTGGGGCAGGGAACCCTGACGAGCCGCGCGGTCGACGCCCTGCAGGAACTGCTTTTCTTCTGGCTTTAG
- the metG gene encoding methionine--tRNA ligase, whose product MRDTSPFYITTAISYPNGKPHIGHAYELIATDAMARYQRLDGREVFFLTGTDEHGQKMQQTARKEGVTPQELADRNSAEFQKMAVALNASNDDFIRTTEERHHKASQDIWIRMGEAGDLYKDSYAGWYSVRDEAYYQENETELRADGVRYGPQGTPVEWVEEQSYFFKLSEYQDKLLKHYEENPDFIGPAERRNEVISFVKSGLKDLSVSRTTFDWGIKVPNDPAHVMYVWVDALTNYITATGYLDDPKGPRAKFWPANIHVIGKDIIRFHAVYWPAFLMSAGLPLPKRVFAHGFLLNKGEKMSKSLGNVVDPFNLVEHFGLDQIRYFFLREVSFGQDGSYSEEGIATRINSDLANGIGNLASRSLSMIVKNCDGQVPVCGPLTDEDKAMLAAADALHEITRDEMGKQMIHRALAAIIAVVSETDRYFAGQEPWALKKTDPARMGTVLYVTAEVVRQIAILLQPFMPESSAKLLDLVAAPADKRDFAALGEAGRLVSGTPLEAPKPVFPRYVAPEAQ is encoded by the coding sequence ATGAGAGACACGTCCCCCTTCTACATCACGACAGCGATTTCCTACCCGAACGGCAAGCCGCACATCGGCCATGCCTATGAACTGATCGCGACGGATGCCATGGCGCGCTACCAGCGCCTCGACGGACGTGAGGTTTTCTTCCTGACCGGCACGGACGAGCATGGGCAAAAGATGCAGCAAACGGCGCGCAAGGAAGGCGTGACGCCGCAGGAGCTTGCCGACCGTAACTCGGCGGAGTTCCAGAAGATGGCGGTCGCCCTGAACGCGTCCAACGACGATTTCATCCGCACGACCGAGGAGCGCCACCACAAGGCGTCGCAGGACATCTGGATCCGCATGGGCGAGGCCGGCGACCTCTATAAGGACTCCTACGCCGGCTGGTATTCGGTGCGCGACGAAGCCTACTACCAGGAAAACGAGACCGAGCTGCGCGCCGACGGCGTGCGCTACGGCCCGCAGGGAACGCCGGTCGAGTGGGTCGAAGAGCAGAGCTACTTCTTCAAGCTGTCGGAGTACCAGGACAAGCTGCTGAAGCATTACGAAGAGAACCCGGACTTCATCGGTCCGGCCGAGCGCCGCAACGAAGTGATTTCCTTCGTGAAATCCGGCCTCAAGGATCTCTCGGTTTCGCGCACCACGTTTGACTGGGGCATCAAGGTGCCGAACGATCCGGCGCACGTCATGTATGTCTGGGTCGACGCGCTGACGAACTACATCACCGCGACAGGTTATCTCGACGATCCGAAGGGTCCGCGCGCCAAGTTCTGGCCGGCGAATATCCACGTCATCGGCAAGGACATCATCCGCTTCCACGCGGTCTACTGGCCGGCGTTCCTGATGTCGGCCGGCCTGCCGCTGCCCAAGCGCGTCTTTGCCCACGGCTTCCTTCTCAACAAGGGCGAGAAGATGTCGAAGTCGCTCGGCAACGTTGTCGATCCTTTCAACCTCGTCGAGCATTTCGGCCTTGACCAGATCCGCTACTTCTTCCTGCGCGAAGTCTCCTTCGGGCAGGACGGCAGCTACAGCGAGGAGGGGATCGCAACCCGCATCAACTCCGACCTCGCCAACGGCATCGGCAACCTGGCGAGCCGCTCGCTGTCGATGATCGTCAAGAACTGCGACGGCCAGGTGCCGGTTTGCGGCCCCTTGACCGACGAGGACAAGGCGATGCTGGCCGCTGCCGACGCGCTGCACGAAATCACGCGCGACGAAATGGGCAAGCAGATGATCCACCGGGCGCTGGCGGCGATCATTGCCGTCGTTTCCGAGACGGACCGCTACTTCGCCGGCCAAGAGCCTTGGGCGCTGAAGAAGACCGATCCGGCCCGCATGGGCACCGTGCTTTACGTGACGGCCGAAGTCGTGCGCCAGATTGCCATCCTGCTGCAGCCGTTCATGCCGGAATCCTCGGCCAAGCTGCTCGATCTGGTGGCTGCCCCCGCCGACAAGCGCGACTTCGCGGCACTCGGTGAGGCGGGACGCCTCGTCTCGGGCACGCCGCTCGAGGCGCCGAAGCCGGTCTTCCCGCGCTACGTGGCACCGGAAGCGCAGTAA
- a CDS encoding glucoamylase family protein, whose amino-acid sequence MSELLSTDPELNRMPTEQDLARLQFTTLLYYLHCTNPDNGLVRDKTQEDAPASIAAVGMALATIPVLVERGIVIRKFAAKIARRRLQFLFECPQGPEPDASGYKGFFYHFLDIETGRRVWECELSTIDSAFLFAGALTVAAYFDGDSAEEAEVRRLANALYERADWNWACDHGLTLTHGWRPENGFIPYRWRGYDEGLLLYILGLGSPTHPLPPEAYTAYTASYDWRNLYGRELLYSGPLFTHQLSHMWIDFRRIRDEFMREHNSDYFQNSRHATFVQQEYAIRNPLNFVGYGEHCWGFTASDGPGWTKGMVNGVEREFFDYIARCAPFGPDDGTVSPWAVVASLPFAPEIVIPTVWNCARMNLGMTKLYGFKPSFNRSFPVEGSETGWWVSPYHFGVDQGPVVLMIENYRTGLLWNIMRRCEPLVVGLRRAGFSGGWL is encoded by the coding sequence ATGTCGGAATTGCTGTCGACAGATCCCGAACTGAACCGGATGCCGACCGAGCAGGATCTTGCCCGGTTGCAGTTCACGACGCTGCTCTACTATCTCCACTGCACCAACCCGGACAACGGCCTGGTTCGTGACAAGACTCAGGAAGACGCACCCGCAAGCATCGCCGCAGTCGGCATGGCGCTCGCGACGATCCCGGTGCTGGTCGAGCGCGGCATCGTCATTCGCAAGTTCGCCGCCAAGATCGCGCGTCGACGGCTGCAGTTCCTCTTTGAATGCCCGCAAGGGCCGGAACCCGACGCTTCCGGCTACAAGGGCTTCTTCTACCACTTCCTCGACATCGAGACCGGCCGGCGGGTGTGGGAGTGCGAGCTGTCGACGATCGATTCTGCCTTCCTCTTTGCGGGCGCATTGACGGTCGCCGCCTATTTCGACGGCGACAGCGCTGAGGAAGCCGAGGTTCGCCGGCTGGCCAACGCGCTCTATGAACGGGCCGACTGGAACTGGGCGTGCGACCACGGGCTGACGCTGACCCATGGCTGGCGGCCAGAAAACGGCTTCATCCCCTACCGCTGGCGCGGTTACGACGAAGGGTTGCTGCTCTACATCCTCGGCCTCGGCTCGCCGACCCATCCACTGCCACCGGAAGCCTACACCGCCTACACCGCAAGCTACGACTGGCGGAACCTTTACGGGCGCGAGCTGCTCTATTCGGGACCGCTCTTCACCCACCAGCTCTCGCACATGTGGATCGACTTCCGCCGCATCCGCGACGAGTTCATGCGCGAGCACAACAGCGACTATTTCCAGAACAGTCGCCATGCCACCTTCGTCCAGCAGGAATATGCCATCCGAAACCCGCTGAATTTCGTCGGCTACGGCGAACATTGCTGGGGCTTCACCGCAAGCGATGGTCCGGGCTGGACAAAGGGCATGGTGAACGGCGTCGAGCGGGAGTTCTTCGACTACATCGCCCGCTGCGCACCCTTTGGTCCGGATGACGGCACTGTGTCGCCCTGGGCGGTGGTCGCCTCCCTGCCCTTCGCGCCGGAGATCGTCATCCCGACGGTCTGGAACTGCGCCCGCATGAACCTCGGCATGACCAAGCTCTACGGCTTCAAGCCCTCCTTCAACAGAAGCTTTCCGGTGGAGGGAAGCGAAACCGGTTGGTGGGTCAGCCCCTATCACTTCGGCGTCGACCAGGGGCCGGTGGTGCTGATGATCGAGAACTACAGGACCGGCCTGCTCTGGAACATCATGCGCCGGTGCGAGCCGTTGGTGGTGGGCTTGAGGCGGGCGGGCTTTTCCGGCGGCTGGCTCTGA
- a CDS encoding septal ring lytic transglycosylase RlpA family protein, with translation MTSSKNAAFLVKGLRLAAIPALCVALTACGSTSNVKKTARSKEYFPESVYGVKASPRVATGNNIPKGGGRFQVGKAYQVKGKWYQPKEDFGYNKTGMASWYGSAFHGRLTANGEVYDKAHLSAAHPTFPLPSYARVTNMENGTSVIVRVNDRGPYEYGRIIDVSSKTADLLDIKRKGSAQVKVQYVGRAPLEGNDMPYLMASYVEKGQRGPSIMPEGQIATGVMVASNEPFRKQSLGTITVPAKASLDVSEPVTAMAAPVPQFAQQPASFNEFVMLPEIGPIPRERPEYIPMPNGNMAYAAAYYEVRVSDAESPFEAIMVDKKQLTPQVIVDYAKRQKTNGSAR, from the coding sequence ATGACCTCCAGTAAAAATGCGGCATTTCTGGTCAAGGGATTGCGCCTTGCGGCTATTCCGGCGCTGTGCGTAGCGCTTACCGCCTGCGGCTCCACGTCGAACGTCAAGAAGACTGCGCGCAGCAAGGAGTACTTTCCTGAATCCGTCTATGGCGTGAAGGCGAGCCCTCGCGTTGCCACCGGCAACAACATCCCGAAGGGCGGCGGACGCTTTCAGGTTGGCAAGGCCTATCAGGTCAAAGGCAAGTGGTACCAGCCCAAGGAAGACTTCGGCTATAACAAGACGGGTATGGCATCCTGGTACGGCTCGGCCTTCCACGGGCGCCTGACCGCCAACGGCGAAGTCTACGACAAGGCGCATCTGTCGGCCGCCCATCCGACCTTTCCGCTGCCGAGCTACGCCCGCGTCACCAACATGGAAAACGGCACCTCGGTCATCGTGCGCGTCAACGATCGCGGCCCCTACGAATACGGCCGCATCATCGACGTTTCCTCGAAGACGGCAGACCTGCTCGACATCAAGCGCAAGGGCAGCGCGCAGGTGAAGGTGCAATATGTCGGCCGTGCGCCGCTCGAAGGCAACGACATGCCTTACCTGATGGCGTCCTATGTCGAGAAGGGCCAGCGCGGCCCGAGCATCATGCCGGAAGGGCAGATCGCGACCGGCGTGATGGTTGCCTCGAACGAGCCGTTCCGCAAGCAAAGCCTCGGCACGATCACCGTGCCGGCCAAGGCGTCGCTCGACGTCAGCGAACCGGTGACGGCGATGGCCGCACCCGTGCCGCAGTTTGCCCAGCAGCCGGCGTCGTTCAACGAATTCGTCATGCTGCCGGAAATCGGCCCGATCCCGCGCGAGCGGCCGGAGTACATTCCAATGCCCAACGGCAACATGGCCTATGCGGCGGCCTATTACGAAGTTCGCGTCAGCGACGCCGAATCGCCCTTCGAAGCGATCATGGTCGACAAGAAGCAGCTGACCCCGCAGGTCATCGTCGACTACGCCAAGCGCCAGAAAACAAACGGTTCGGCCCGTTAA
- a CDS encoding phosphoketolase, producing the protein MVSPETASMKETASGKSAAPLSSDELRLMDAYWRASNYLSVGQIYLLDNPLLREPLKREHIKPRLLGHWGTSPGLNMLYVHLNRVIKRDDLDMIYIIGPGHGGPSLVAHAYLEGTYTEFYPNIAEDAEGMQRLFKQFSFPGGIPSHVAPETPGSIHEGGELGYALSHAYGAAFDNPNLVVACIVGDGEAETGPLATGWQSNKFLNPARDGCVLPILHLNGYKIANPCFLARIPHDELKKFFEGMGYKPYFVEGHDPAKVHQQLADVLDTAMAEIRQIWDDARIRGNLKRPAWPMIIFRTPKGWTCPPEIDGKKCEDYWRSHQVPMGEMDKPEHIRVLEQWMKSYRPEELFSDEGRLKPEIAALAPSGHRRMSDNPHANGGLLLRDLKMPAFRDYAVDVPSPGATTVEAARVMGKFLRDVMKNNMDAKNFRLFSPDENNSNRWQDVLEVTDRCYMAEIYPEDDHLSPDGRIMEVLSEHQCQGWLEGYLLTGRHGFFSCYEAFIHIIDSMFNQHAKWLKVCNEIPWRRPVASLNYFLSSHVWRQDHNGFSHQDPGFIDHVVNKKAEVVRVYLPPDANTLLSVTDHCLRSRNYINVVVAGKQPGPQWLTMEQAVRHCSMGVSIWDWASNDANSEPDVVMACCGDIPTLETLAAVQLLREHLPEVKVRVVNVVNLMKLQPAEEHPHGLSDRDFDGIFTRDKPIIFAFHGYPWLIHRLTYRRTNHGNLHVRGYKEEGTTTTPFDMVVLNELDRFHLAGDVIDRLPQLGARAAYFKQAIQAKLIEHREYIEKHGDDMPSISGWKWGVKGAQPFKAGTSTEGDNV; encoded by the coding sequence ATGGTTTCGCCTGAAACAGCATCGATGAAAGAGACGGCATCCGGAAAATCAGCAGCACCGTTGTCATCAGACGAACTCCGCCTGATGGACGCCTATTGGCGTGCTTCGAACTACCTGTCGGTCGGTCAGATCTACCTGCTCGACAATCCGCTTCTGCGCGAACCGCTGAAGCGCGAGCACATCAAGCCGCGTCTGCTCGGCCATTGGGGCACGTCGCCGGGCCTCAACATGCTCTATGTTCACCTCAACAGGGTGATCAAGCGCGACGATCTCGACATGATCTACATCATCGGTCCGGGACACGGCGGGCCGTCTCTGGTGGCGCATGCCTACCTGGAAGGGACTTACACGGAGTTTTATCCGAATATCGCCGAAGACGCCGAAGGCATGCAGCGGCTGTTCAAGCAGTTCAGCTTTCCCGGCGGCATCCCGAGCCATGTGGCGCCGGAAACGCCCGGCAGCATCCACGAAGGTGGCGAACTCGGCTATGCACTCAGCCACGCCTATGGCGCCGCTTTCGACAACCCCAATCTCGTTGTTGCCTGCATCGTCGGCGATGGCGAGGCGGAGACCGGGCCGCTTGCGACCGGCTGGCAGAGCAACAAGTTCCTCAACCCTGCCCGCGATGGCTGCGTGCTGCCGATCCTGCATCTGAACGGCTACAAGATCGCCAATCCCTGCTTCCTCGCCCGCATCCCGCACGACGAACTGAAGAAGTTCTTCGAGGGCATGGGCTACAAGCCCTATTTCGTGGAAGGACATGATCCGGCAAAGGTTCACCAGCAACTGGCGGACGTGCTCGATACGGCGATGGCCGAAATCCGGCAGATCTGGGACGATGCCCGCATCAGGGGCAATCTGAAGCGCCCGGCCTGGCCGATGATTATCTTCCGCACGCCCAAGGGCTGGACCTGCCCGCCGGAAATCGACGGCAAGAAATGCGAGGACTACTGGCGCTCGCACCAGGTGCCGATGGGCGAGATGGACAAGCCCGAGCACATCCGCGTCCTCGAACAATGGATGAAGAGCTACCGTCCGGAAGAACTCTTCAGCGACGAGGGCCGGCTGAAGCCGGAGATTGCGGCGCTCGCGCCATCGGGACATCGCCGCATGAGCGACAACCCGCATGCAAACGGCGGCCTGCTCTTGCGCGACCTGAAGATGCCGGCATTCCGGGACTATGCCGTCGACGTTCCGAGCCCGGGCGCCACGACCGTGGAAGCGGCACGCGTGATGGGCAAGTTCCTGCGCGACGTGATGAAGAACAACATGGATGCGAAAAACTTCCGGCTGTTCAGCCCGGACGAAAACAACTCCAACCGCTGGCAGGATGTGCTCGAGGTCACCGACCGCTGCTACATGGCCGAGATCTATCCCGAGGACGATCACCTCTCACCGGATGGCCGCATCATGGAGGTCTTGAGCGAGCATCAATGCCAGGGCTGGCTCGAAGGCTATCTGCTGACTGGCCGCCATGGCTTCTTCTCCTGCTACGAAGCCTTCATCCACATCATCGATTCCATGTTCAACCAGCATGCCAAGTGGCTGAAGGTCTGTAACGAGATCCCCTGGCGTCGGCCGGTCGCCTCGCTCAATTATTTCCTGAGCTCCCATGTCTGGCGGCAGGATCACAACGGCTTCAGCCATCAGGATCCGGGCTTCATCGACCACGTCGTCAACAAGAAGGCAGAGGTCGTCCGCGTCTATCTGCCGCCGGATGCCAATACGCTGCTGTCGGTCACCGATCATTGCCTGCGCAGCCGCAACTACATCAACGTCGTCGTCGCCGGCAAACAGCCGGGGCCGCAGTGGCTGACGATGGAGCAGGCCGTGCGCCATTGCAGCATGGGTGTGAGCATCTGGGATTGGGCGAGCAACGACGCCAACAGCGAGCCGGATGTGGTCATGGCCTGCTGCGGCGACATTCCAACGCTGGAAACGCTTGCTGCCGTCCAACTGCTGCGCGAGCACCTGCCGGAGGTCAAGGTCCGGGTCGTCAACGTCGTCAATCTGATGAAGCTGCAGCCGGCGGAAGAACATCCGCACGGCCTTTCGGACCGCGACTTCGACGGCATCTTCACCAGGGACAAGCCGATCATCTTTGCCTTCCACGGCTACCCCTGGCTGATCCACCGCCTCACCTACCGCCGCACCAACCACGGCAACCTGCATGTGCGCGGCTACAAGGAAGAAGGCACGACCACGACACCGTTCGACATGGTGGTGTTGAACGAGCTCGATCGTTTCCATCTGGCTGGCGACGTCATCGACCGCCTGCCGCAGCTCGGCGCGCGGGCGGCCTATTTCAAGCAGGCGATCCAGGCCAAGCTGATCGAGCACCGCGAATACATCGAGAAACATGGCGACGACATGCCCTCGATCAGCGGCTGGAAATGGGGCGTTAAAGGCGCGCAGCCTTTCAAGGCCGGGACATCGACCGAAGGGGACAATGTCTGA
- a CDS encoding DNA polymerase III subunit delta' gives MSERAGVLDGAIAPAENNRLFGHEQAEAFLAQSYRSGKGHHAILIEGPEGIGKATLAFRFAYHILKHPEPADAPEALADPDPSSAIGRQLASGASHNLLHLTRPIDEKTGRAKGAITVDEVRRAGKFFSQTSGTGNWRIVIIDPADDLNRNAANAILKILEEPPRRSLFLVLTHAPGKLLPTIRSRCLPLRLKPLDAAPLGQALAHLGFDLEGENAGRIIAAASGSVAEALKLINYGGLEIAATFEGILAGQGPAVRKDMHKLADALAGKDSETIFDFFQALASDRIMREAREAAVSGDIMRAERFARLSATVTERLTVSDAYNLDRKQTILSLLDDMKAAL, from the coding sequence ATGAGCGAAAGAGCCGGCGTCCTTGATGGTGCCATTGCGCCCGCGGAGAACAATCGCCTGTTCGGCCATGAGCAGGCGGAAGCCTTCCTGGCGCAGAGCTACCGCTCCGGCAAGGGGCACCACGCGATCCTGATCGAAGGACCGGAAGGCATCGGCAAGGCCACGCTTGCCTTCCGCTTTGCCTACCACATCCTGAAACACCCCGAGCCGGCCGATGCGCCAGAAGCACTTGCCGACCCGGACCCGAGCTCGGCGATCGGCAGGCAGCTCGCCTCCGGCGCCTCGCACAATCTCCTGCATCTGACCCGCCCGATCGATGAAAAGACGGGCAGGGCGAAGGGGGCGATCACGGTCGACGAGGTTCGGCGCGCCGGCAAGTTCTTCAGCCAGACCTCCGGCACGGGCAATTGGCGCATCGTCATCATCGATCCGGCCGACGATCTCAATCGCAATGCGGCCAACGCCATCCTGAAGATCCTCGAGGAACCGCCGCGCCGCTCGTTGTTCCTGGTGCTGACGCATGCACCCGGGAAACTGCTGCCGACGATCCGCTCGCGCTGCCTGCCGCTGCGGTTGAAGCCGCTCGACGCAGCACCGCTCGGCCAGGCATTGGCGCATCTCGGTTTCGATCTCGAGGGCGAGAATGCCGGCCGCATCATCGCTGCCGCCAGCGGCAGCGTCGCCGAGGCGCTGAAGCTGATCAATTATGGCGGCCTGGAAATCGCCGCGACCTTCGAGGGCATCCTTGCGGGGCAGGGACCGGCTGTCCGAAAGGACATGCACAAGCTCGCCGACGCCCTCGCCGGCAAGGACAGCGAAACGATCTTCGATTTCTTCCAGGCCCTTGCCAGCGACCGCATCATGCGCGAAGCGCGCGAGGCGGCCGTTTCCGGCGATATCATGCGCGCCGAGCGCTTCGCCCGGCTGTCAGCCACCGTGACCGAGCGGCTGACCGTCAGCGACGCCTATAATCTCGACCGGAAGCAAACCATCCTGTCTTTGCTCGACGATATGAAAGCGGCGCTATAG
- the tmk gene encoding dTMP kinase, producing the protein MSLKKGLFVTFEGGEGAGKSTQLRLLAESLRARGYEVLTTREPGGSPGAEAVRHVLLSGAAEAFGVRMEAILFAAARSDHVEEVIRPALDKGTIVLCDRFMDSSRVYQGISGNLEQSFVESLERVAINGVVPDRTVIFDLPASVGLERAQRRAGDDNPDRFEKEQLETHEKRRDAFLDIASRDSERCRVVDATQPVEAIAAEVLSLVEALLPHGDGADASAEEVVS; encoded by the coding sequence GTGTCGCTGAAAAAAGGTCTGTTCGTTACATTCGAAGGTGGGGAAGGTGCCGGCAAGTCGACGCAGCTCCGCCTCCTGGCTGAATCCCTGCGTGCGCGCGGGTACGAGGTGCTGACGACACGCGAGCCCGGGGGCTCTCCCGGCGCGGAGGCTGTGCGTCACGTGCTGCTTTCGGGGGCTGCGGAAGCCTTCGGGGTGCGGATGGAAGCGATTCTCTTTGCCGCAGCCCGCAGCGACCATGTCGAAGAGGTCATCCGGCCGGCGCTCGACAAGGGCACGATCGTGCTTTGCGACCGCTTCATGGATTCCTCGCGCGTCTATCAGGGAATTTCCGGCAATCTCGAACAAAGCTTCGTCGAGAGCCTCGAGCGCGTGGCGATCAACGGTGTCGTGCCGGACCGCACGGTGATCTTCGACCTGCCCGCCAGTGTCGGCCTCGAGCGGGCGCAACGCCGCGCCGGCGACGACAACCCAGATCGTTTCGAAAAGGAACAGCTGGAGACCCACGAGAAGCGGCGCGATGCCTTTCTCGACATTGCCAGCCGCGATTCCGAGCGGTGCCGGGTGGTGGACGCGACGCAGCCGGTCGAGGCGATCGCCGCCGAGGTGCTTTCGCTTGTCGAAGCGCTTCTGCCGCACGGCGACGGCGCGGACGCGTCCGCCGAGGAAGTCGTGTCATGA
- a CDS encoding CBS domain-containing protein codes for MRVKDVMTTSVVKLSPDNSVRQAARIMLDNHVSGLPVVDGDGALVGVISEGDLIRRSELGGGILVADPAGAADERASAYVRRSSWRVGDAMTANPVTIDEDASVARVAAVMQERGIKRIPVLRNGLVVGIVSRADLLQAILSAKQDETAAGDEAIRRSILVRIGENTGLEGLDIKVAVTDGIVHLWGNVETADCRKAARILAENVRGVRGVVEHYAEPYPQ; via the coding sequence ATGCGCGTTAAAGATGTAATGACGACCTCGGTCGTCAAGCTGTCCCCTGACAACAGCGTCAGGCAGGCAGCCCGGATCATGCTCGACAATCATGTAAGCGGCCTTCCCGTGGTCGACGGTGATGGAGCCCTGGTGGGCGTCATCAGCGAAGGCGATCTCATTCGCCGGAGCGAGCTTGGTGGCGGCATTCTGGTCGCCGACCCTGCCGGGGCGGCGGACGAGCGGGCGAGCGCCTATGTGCGCCGGTCCTCCTGGAGGGTCGGTGACGCCATGACGGCCAATCCCGTGACCATCGACGAGGACGCCTCCGTCGCGCGGGTCGCGGCGGTGATGCAGGAGCGCGGGATCAAGCGCATACCGGTTCTGCGGAACGGCCTTGTCGTCGGTATCGTCAGCCGCGCCGACCTGCTGCAGGCGATCTTGTCCGCAAAGCAGGACGAGACGGCGGCGGGCGATGAAGCCATCCGGCGCAGCATCCTGGTGCGCATCGGCGAAAACACCGGCCTTGAGGGCCTGGATATCAAGGTCGCCGTCACCGACGGCATCGTGCATCTCTGGGGCAATGTGGAGACTGCCGATTGCCGCAAGGCGGCGCGCATCCTCGCCGAAAACGTGCGTGGTGTCCGCGGTGTGGTCGAGCACTACGCCGAGCCCTATCCGCAATAA